AATGGCCGGCGGTGTATCGGGTAGTCCGAAGAACTACGCAAGTTATGCCCGTGCCGGTGTAAGCACTTTAATAATGATGCACCTAACCGAAGAACACAAAGAAGAATGCGATAAGCTAAATATTAATGTGCTGATAGCCGGCCATATGGCCAGCGATAGTATGGGCATGAATTTAATGCTTGATGAAATACAGAGGCAAAGCGGGCAAAAATTAAGCGTCATACCGGTAAGTGGGTTTGTATATAATAGTAGGCTTTAGGAAAAATTACTGGGGTTAAAAGGTGAAAAGCTAATGGAATTATTTGAAAATATAAAACATATTAATCCTAAAACCGGTATGGAATAGTGGTTTGCCGCAAAGGCTTAAGCGGGCATAGTTAATAACTAATAGATAATAGCGAGCCTTCTTTCTTATTCACTATTATCTATTTGCTGCTACCTATGACTACCCTTGCTCTTCTTGGGTTAGTTTGTTAATTTCGGTATCTACGTGTTTAATAATGCTGTAAATATCCAGTATTAAAATAAATTGGTCGTCTTTTTTACCAATTTTGCGCACAAATTCCACTTGGTTTAAATGGTCGCCGCTTTCTATATTTTCGCGCGAAAGCTCTATTACTTCTTTAACGTTGTCGGCTAGTATCCCCAGTATGGTTACACCTTCTTTTTCTACCACATCAACCACAATTACGCTGTTTTGGTTGTCATCAGTATTTTTACCTAGCTTAAAAAGTAGCCTTATATCAATAACCGGAATAATAGAGCTGCGTAAATTAAAAACGCCTTTCATATATTCGGTAGTACGCGGTATGCAAGTAAGGGCAACACTTTCTAGCACCTCTTTAACTACCCCTACGGGGAAGCCGTAGGTTTCGTCACCTAAGGTAAAGGTTAAAAAACGTTCCATAGTGGTATCTTTTTGTTGTTCGGCAGTTGTATTCATAATTGTACTCCTAATATATTATCGTTTATTTGTGCGTTAGGCAATAGTAGCTTCTTTTCATTATAGCAAAAATATGGTAAAATATAAAGGTGTAGTTAAAGAGGTATTTTGTTTATAGGCAGGTTGCGGCTATGTGGCCGGTAGTGTACGGCCGGTTTAATGGCTTGTATGTTAAGCTAACTTGTTAAAACAAATAAATAAATCGCCTTAAAAAGACGATAGTTTTAAAAAGGGGAAGGCAATGGTTCAAAAAATTGTGTGGCACGGCAAGGTTAGTATCGAAAATGCCGAAAAATTTAAAAATGAAATTTTAGAGGCCTTAGCGGGCAATAGTACCTTAATTATGGATTTATCGCGCGTAGAGAGTATCGATACCTCCGGTGTTCAGTTACTTGTTGCTACGGTAAAAGAGGCTAAAAAACAAAATATAACTTTAGCTGTAGAGGGTCATATTCCTAAAGAAGTAAACAAACGTT
This portion of the Spirochaetaceae bacterium genome encodes:
- a CDS encoding STAS domain-containing protein, with amino-acid sequence MVQKIVWHGKVSIENAEKFKNEILEALAGNSTLIMDLSRVESIDTSGVQLLVATVKEAKKQNITLAVEGHIPKEVNKRLIMGGFIAQAISDGNLLVQELNKVV
- a CDS encoding chemotaxis protein CheW, which produces MNTTAEQQKDTTMERFLTFTLGDETYGFPVGVVKEVLESVALTCIPRTTEYMKGVFNLRSSIIPVIDIRLLFKLGKNTDDNQNSVIVVDVVEKEGVTILGILADNVKEVIELSRENIESGDHLNQVEFVRKIGKKDDQFILILDIYSIIKHVDTEINKLTQEEQG